Proteins encoded by one window of Bradyrhizobium sp. B097:
- a CDS encoding oligosaccharide flippase family protein, producing the protein MLIGQASINLTANVLSALLGLLSVFIFTRLFAPHDYGVFLLGVGFASVISVFLVGWFRNLILSGHARNDGTDVRGLVASGYLICCLTAPIAYLLARLVGLDAAAALAAVVLAIAIGLFELTQDLLRARLKALSVMKATLVRATALLGLGVVVALVSPTGVLLLLAAASAYLVAVLVQSRSAWRGTIVNFDRADLRSLARTGLPLTLSLTLLAISSVTDRFMIANLIGAADAGKYVAALDLVRQTLMMPAMSMAAAFFPMAVQIHARQGDAAVRTHLADCLELLAGVTLPACLGFALIALHVTNIILGADFRAVASEIMPVIAIAVLFQVLTQQYLHASFLLSGRNSFYLINTASIIAANVFLSYVLVSLYGTIGAAWARLGADIAGFVCALILSRFAFRLPIPLGRLALIAIAALAMALTVGALDRALDLADLPASIVLIGAGLVVYAALCWLFDIARLRGRLKRGLVMFHTRSANSNVG; encoded by the coding sequence ATGCTGATCGGACAAGCCAGCATCAACCTGACGGCCAACGTGCTCTCGGCGCTGCTTGGATTGCTCAGCGTGTTCATTTTCACGCGGCTGTTCGCACCGCATGACTATGGCGTCTTTCTGCTCGGCGTCGGCTTCGCTTCGGTCATATCGGTCTTCCTGGTCGGCTGGTTTCGCAACCTGATCCTGAGCGGCCACGCCCGCAACGACGGCACCGACGTCCGCGGGCTGGTGGCGTCGGGTTACCTGATCTGCTGCCTCACCGCCCCGATCGCCTATCTGCTGGCCCGCCTCGTCGGCCTCGACGCCGCTGCCGCGCTCGCGGCCGTGGTTCTCGCCATTGCGATCGGCCTGTTCGAGCTGACGCAGGATCTGCTGCGTGCACGGCTGAAGGCGCTCTCGGTCATGAAGGCAACGCTGGTCCGCGCGACCGCCCTGCTCGGCCTTGGCGTCGTGGTTGCGCTGGTCAGCCCGACCGGCGTCCTGCTGCTGCTCGCGGCCGCCTCGGCCTATCTCGTCGCCGTGCTCGTGCAATCGCGTAGCGCATGGCGCGGCACCATCGTCAATTTCGACCGTGCCGACCTGCGCTCGCTCGCCCGCACCGGCCTGCCGCTGACCTTGTCGTTGACGCTGCTCGCGATCTCGAGCGTGACCGATCGCTTCATGATCGCGAACCTGATCGGCGCGGCCGACGCCGGCAAATATGTCGCGGCGCTCGACCTGGTGCGCCAGACCCTGATGATGCCGGCGATGAGCATGGCCGCGGCGTTCTTTCCGATGGCCGTGCAGATCCATGCCCGGCAAGGCGACGCCGCGGTCAGGACCCATCTCGCAGATTGCCTCGAACTGCTTGCCGGCGTCACGCTGCCGGCCTGTCTCGGCTTCGCGCTGATCGCCCTGCATGTCACCAACATCATCCTCGGCGCCGACTTCCGCGCGGTTGCAAGCGAGATCATGCCGGTTATCGCGATCGCCGTGCTGTTCCAGGTGCTGACGCAGCAATATCTGCATGCGAGCTTCCTGCTGTCGGGACGCAACTCCTTCTACCTGATCAACACCGCCTCGATCATCGCCGCGAATGTGTTCCTGTCCTACGTGCTGGTCAGCCTCTACGGCACCATCGGCGCGGCCTGGGCGCGGCTCGGCGCCGACATCGCGGGCTTTGTCTGCGCCCTGATCCTGAGCCGCTTCGCCTTCCGGCTTCCGATCCCGCTCGGCCGGCTTGCTCTGATCGCGATCGCAGCGCTCGCGATGGCGCTCACCGTCGGCGCGCTCGACCGCGCTCTCGACCTCGCCGATCTCCCTGCCAGCATCGTGCTGATCGGGGCTGGGCTCGTCGTCTACGCCGCGCTCTGCTGGCTGTTCGACATCGCGCGCCTGCGCGGCCGGCTGAAGCGGGGCCTTGTCATGTTCCACACCAGATCCGCAAACAGCAACGTTGGATGA